The following are from one region of the Actinomyces sp. oral taxon 897 genome:
- a CDS encoding FtsX-like permease family protein, whose product MPALLDVRRTAAALVAVAMSTALIALALVVSGSMRTQMQAGARLSVGGADVVVASHRGSDPSQGPLDDALAARVSALDGVASVRGTHWDVVELDLPSQLANAMGATLAAQDVPTLSAYTTLVSGRLPTATGEVAIDATLAEQQGLGVGDTIRLRNRPQDRHGASSTKGTDDAGSPSSAVHSSPTVVGIISPGADTGLEDLPKVYATADQLAAMGARTDYDRLYVTSRPGTDTSDLHEEVARTVHAVQSDAIVQDADEVIARRAVSSTGGGTTIVVVLNLLAPVCALVAGIVIATTFTTLVARQNRVIGLLRCVGASRRQVRLAVLRTALLTGLVGSTTGTAAGAAGAAALIHSGVVPGLKADNLTVSPTSLLAAVAAGTLVTLVSVLRPAGRATRVSPLIALTGTTAAPGRTGRAHRWAAVTGLVVMVGGAAVTVMGTLAHDLYLTVGGGVLVALGVLAALPLLMTAVVGLIGRLGASGRYPVLHLAARNLVRNPGRSTATAATLLIGVMVGSALAVSLFSFSSSFQAVLAQSSPVDITVLGVTPQTDTAALTSTIQGVDGVQSTTVVPLMDLTQTADGRSTQTQVIAVDTKAVTPVVRSTKGLEDLDDSTLIVGQIYDVPDGTRVTLTGPGGSVELTARVREGWGAAVTTATAARLTGGQATDAIMWVRTTDEGSAQAQAVETAVRQAVRGQDLMVNGSAAGRSTFSATLNQIVAVTALVMGSALVIALSGLANTTDVSVLERTREIGVLRATGTRRGGIRRLITTEATLLAGVGGVLGMVTGTALGAACTLAALGDGGVSVAVPYLPLAGILAVTLAVGVLASVRPAGRAAAVTPVTALAAD is encoded by the coding sequence ATGCCCGCCCTGCTTGATGTGCGCCGCACCGCCGCCGCCCTGGTGGCCGTGGCCATGAGCACCGCCCTCATTGCCCTCGCCCTGGTGGTCTCCGGCTCCATGCGCACCCAGATGCAGGCTGGCGCCCGCCTGTCCGTGGGCGGGGCCGACGTCGTGGTCGCCAGCCACCGCGGGTCGGACCCGTCCCAGGGCCCGCTCGACGACGCCCTGGCGGCGAGGGTCTCCGCCCTGGACGGCGTCGCCTCCGTGCGCGGCACCCACTGGGATGTCGTTGAGCTGGACCTGCCCAGCCAGCTCGCGAACGCCATGGGGGCGACGTTGGCCGCCCAGGACGTGCCCACCCTCAGCGCCTACACCACCCTGGTCTCCGGCCGCCTGCCCACCGCCACCGGCGAGGTCGCCATCGACGCCACCCTGGCCGAGCAGCAGGGGCTGGGCGTGGGGGACACCATCCGCCTCAGGAACAGGCCCCAGGACCGCCACGGCGCCAGCAGCACCAAGGGCACCGACGACGCCGGCAGCCCCAGCAGCGCCGTCCACTCCAGCCCGACCGTCGTCGGCATTATCTCCCCCGGGGCCGACACGGGCCTGGAGGACCTCCCCAAGGTCTACGCCACCGCCGACCAGCTGGCGGCCATGGGCGCGAGGACCGACTACGACAGGCTGTACGTGACCAGCCGGCCGGGGACGGACACCAGCGACCTGCACGAGGAGGTCGCCCGGACCGTCCACGCCGTCCAGTCCGACGCCATTGTGCAGGACGCCGACGAGGTCATCGCCCGGCGCGCCGTCTCCTCCACCGGGGGCGGCACCACGATCGTCGTGGTCCTCAACCTGCTGGCGCCGGTGTGCGCCCTGGTGGCCGGGATCGTCATTGCCACCACCTTCACCACCCTGGTGGCCCGCCAGAACCGGGTAATCGGCCTGCTGCGCTGCGTGGGCGCCAGCAGGCGCCAGGTACGCCTGGCCGTCCTGCGCACGGCCCTGCTCACCGGCCTGGTCGGCTCCACCACCGGCACCGCGGCCGGGGCCGCCGGAGCCGCAGCCCTCATCCACTCGGGGGTTGTGCCGGGGCTGAAGGCCGACAACCTCACCGTCTCCCCCACCTCCCTGCTCGCCGCCGTGGCAGCCGGCACGCTGGTGACCCTCGTATCCGTCCTGCGACCCGCGGGCCGGGCCACCCGCGTCTCCCCGCTGATCGCCCTGACCGGCACCACCGCGGCCCCCGGGCGGACCGGTCGCGCCCACAGGTGGGCCGCCGTCACCGGCCTGGTCGTGATGGTCGGCGGCGCCGCCGTCACCGTCATGGGGACCCTCGCCCACGACCTCTACCTGACGGTCGGGGGCGGCGTGCTGGTCGCCCTCGGGGTCCTGGCGGCCCTGCCCCTGCTCATGACCGCCGTCGTGGGCCTTATCGGGCGCCTGGGTGCCTCGGGCCGCTACCCCGTCCTCCACCTGGCCGCCCGCAACCTGGTCCGCAACCCCGGCCGCTCCACGGCCACCGCCGCCACCCTCCTCATCGGGGTCATGGTGGGCTCGGCCCTGGCGGTCAGCCTGTTCTCCTTCAGCTCCTCCTTCCAGGCCGTCCTGGCCCAGAGCTCACCGGTCGATATCACAGTCCTCGGGGTGACCCCGCAGACGGACACCGCCGCACTGACCTCCACCATCCAGGGGGTCGACGGCGTGCAGTCCACCACCGTTGTCCCCCTGATGGACCTCACCCAGACCGCGGACGGCCGGAGCACGCAGACCCAGGTCATCGCCGTGGACACCAAGGCGGTCACCCCCGTGGTGCGCTCCACCAAGGGTCTGGAGGACCTGGACGACTCCACCCTCATTGTCGGCCAGATCTACGACGTCCCCGACGGCACCAGGGTCACCCTCACCGGGCCGGGTGGCAGCGTGGAGCTGACCGCCCGGGTGCGGGAGGGCTGGGGCGCGGCCGTCACCACCGCCACCGCCGCGCGCCTGACCGGCGGCCAGGCCACCGACGCCATTATGTGGGTACGCACCACCGACGAGGGCTCCGCCCAGGCGCAGGCGGTCGAGACCGCCGTCCGCCAGGCCGTGCGCGGCCAGGACCTCATGGTCAACGGGAGCGCCGCGGGACGCAGTACCTTCAGCGCCACGCTCAACCAGATCGTGGCCGTCACCGCCCTGGTCATGGGCTCGGCCCTGGTGATCGCCCTGAGTGGCCTGGCCAACACCACGGACGTGAGCGTCCTGGAGCGCACCCGCGAGATCGGCGTCCTGCGCGCCACCGGCACCCGGCGCGGCGGGATCCGGCGCCTGATCACCACCGAGGCCACGCTCCTGGCCGGCGTGGGCGGCGTCCTGGGGATGGTGACCGGGACTGCCCTGGGCGCGGCGTGCACGCTCGCGGCCCTGGGCGACGGCGGGGTCAGCGTCGCCGTCCCCTACCTGCCTCTGGCCGGGATCCTGGCCGTCACGCTGGCAGTCGGCGTGCTGGCCTCCGTGCGGCCCGCCGGGCGCGCCGCCGCCGTGACCCCGGTGACCGCCCTGGCGGCCGACTGA
- a CDS encoding ABC transporter ATP-binding protein: MVRHDQYPAAPAADAARGVPAPAAPPVPRTAPAAPSAPGPTAPIPGTPGTPAVAAIGLTKVYGSGQARVTALDGVSLSVPTGQFVAVMGPSGSGKSTLLHCLAGLDAPTSGRVLIAGADLTGMDDRQLTDVRRDQLGFVFQSFNLLPTLTAEENILLPLRLAHRRPQPQWWDAVVSALGIGDRLTHRPTELSGGQQQRVAVARALIGRPAVVFADEPTGALDTASAASLLETLARMCAELGQTVVMVTHDENAAAATSRVIRLRDGHVVGDAPVHHPAGTHAAPGTAHTTPDAPASPGPLPTRPGTGRASGTGAR; encoded by the coding sequence ATGGTCCGCCACGACCAGTACCCCGCCGCACCCGCGGCAGACGCCGCGAGGGGCGTACCGGCCCCTGCCGCACCGCCCGTCCCGAGGACGGCGCCCGCCGCCCCGTCCGCCCCGGGCCCCACCGCCCCAATCCCTGGCACCCCGGGCACGCCCGCCGTGGCCGCCATTGGGCTGACCAAGGTCTACGGCTCGGGACAGGCCCGCGTGACCGCCCTGGACGGGGTGAGCCTGAGCGTTCCCACCGGCCAGTTCGTCGCCGTCATGGGGCCCTCGGGGAGCGGCAAGTCCACCCTCCTGCACTGCCTGGCCGGCCTGGACGCCCCCACCTCCGGGCGCGTCCTCATCGCCGGGGCCGACCTGACGGGCATGGACGACAGGCAGCTGACCGACGTGCGCCGTGACCAGCTGGGGTTCGTCTTCCAGTCCTTCAACCTCCTGCCCACCCTGACCGCCGAGGAGAACATCCTCCTGCCCCTGCGCCTGGCCCACCGCAGGCCGCAGCCTCAGTGGTGGGACGCCGTCGTCTCCGCCCTGGGGATCGGGGACCGCCTGACCCACCGCCCCACCGAGCTCTCCGGCGGCCAGCAGCAGCGGGTCGCCGTGGCCCGCGCCCTCATCGGCCGCCCGGCGGTGGTCTTCGCCGACGAGCCCACCGGCGCCCTGGACACCGCCTCGGCCGCCTCCCTGTTGGAGACCCTGGCCCGCATGTGCGCCGAGCTCGGCCAGACCGTCGTCATGGTCACCCACGACGAGAACGCCGCGGCCGCCACCAGCCGTGTTATCCGCCTGCGCGACGGGCACGTCGTGGGCGACGCCCCCGTGCACCACCCGGCCGGCACCCACGCCGCCCCGGGGACCGCCCACACCACCCCGGACGCCCCGGCGTCCCCAGGGCCTCTGCCCACCCGCCCGGGGACCGGGCGCGCCAGCGGGACGGGGGCCCGCTGA
- the folP gene encoding dihydropteroate synthase, translating into MGVINVTPDSFSDGGRWLAPDAALAHARTLLDQGADLLDVGGESTRPGAERVTPDTEQERVLPVVEALAAQGVVVSVDTVHAATAAAAVRAGALVVNDVSGGLADPGMYDVVASTGVVYVCQHWRGDPGTMDRLTDYPRGVLAGVEAELAQRLDGLVSAGVARHQVVIDPGLGFAKTHPQSWELLRSTGRLAQDLGLPVLVGASRKRFLALAADPARATDPLARDSVTAATTALAASAGAWAVRVHEIPSNLDAVRTASLWKDHR; encoded by the coding sequence ATGGGCGTCATCAACGTCACCCCGGACTCCTTCTCCGACGGCGGCCGCTGGCTGGCCCCCGACGCCGCCCTCGCCCACGCCCGCACCCTGCTGGACCAGGGCGCCGACCTGCTCGACGTCGGGGGCGAGTCCACCCGGCCGGGTGCCGAGCGCGTCACCCCCGACACCGAGCAGGAGCGCGTCCTCCCCGTCGTGGAGGCCCTGGCCGCCCAGGGCGTCGTGGTGAGCGTGGACACCGTCCACGCCGCCACCGCCGCGGCCGCCGTCCGCGCCGGGGCCCTGGTGGTCAACGACGTCTCGGGGGGCCTGGCCGACCCGGGCATGTACGACGTCGTGGCCTCCACCGGCGTGGTCTACGTCTGCCAGCACTGGCGCGGCGACCCCGGGACCATGGACCGCCTCACCGACTACCCCCGGGGCGTCCTGGCCGGGGTGGAGGCCGAACTGGCCCAGCGCCTGGACGGGCTCGTGTCCGCCGGGGTGGCCCGTCACCAGGTCGTCATCGACCCCGGGCTCGGCTTCGCCAAGACCCACCCCCAGTCCTGGGAGCTGCTGCGCTCCACCGGCCGCCTCGCCCAGGACCTGGGCCTGCCGGTCCTCGTGGGGGCCTCCCGCAAGCGTTTCCTGGCCCTGGCCGCCGACCCGGCCCGGGCCACCGACCCCCTGGCGCGTGACTCCGTCACCGCCGCAACCACCGCCCTGGCCGCCAGCGCGGGCGCGTGGGCCGTCAGGGTCCACGAGATCCCGTCCAACCTGGACGCCGTCCGCACCGCCTCCCTATGGAAGGACCACCGATGA
- the folK gene encoding 2-amino-4-hydroxy-6-hydroxymethyldihydropteridine diphosphokinase: MSSTTAPDRIRLTGLSARGFHGVLPFEKEEGQLFLADVTMDLGPRGTVVASVTDDLDDAVDYAAVADAVVEVITGESVNLVETLAERIADVVLAFPRVLQVEVSVHKPQAPLDVAFDDVCVTITRQGVTSEPRPEGPGALGGREALPARGQAGRPAPAGREEPVGRADAPASRPASGREDDLVTPFVDPAHSVVAAADSAADILPGGSSSVAATGPRSLAGGADAGRSRGLDQEPASSAPAPDSWDDQSPAWALFASSTQEPTTSAAAADGIVPPMFREDHLVATEPASASSAELPWQAGLSPVTPSPATGGAHPGASDVLGRAPSPGRPEQDRAGDPAPTASEEPVDQGPHQHSYTPASSASVSASSAEPVGWSEHPQEAGGTPVPERAGRVRDEVALDAVLGEGTPARAVTPDEPLGAGPAGTPGGTLGGEPRPQTAASAPSGPQAPGSHRGGEPWEPEPGPQALPEPVAQDVPRSGAHALDPTPQQDASVPVVLGPEMVPTPQPDAPAHRPWSPSAPSAVDSMAAPTDPAAAVDPSGSGDLPQRPVEPFDSPTDLAEASIDVLGQAPARPVPVVIGLGGNVGTVVIALRTAVATLRNTPGITVTQVAPLARSAAVLEEGSPSQPDFLNTVVLADTTLSPRDLLQVCHQLEDAAGRLRTEPKGPRTLDADIITYGEMTSDDPELTIPHPLAAQRAFVLAPWAEADPFGEINGQSVAALADVAPDRDGLRWLALDWLESDHLPALPTGQYVAPPTGSAEQDPEEPAPDAGHPLPEAAPQDAGAQEAWQEEPAAPAEPWSTSASLPPVAQSSSRSARSARSARSPRSAHSAELAPGAEFASGAEFASGAEPVPADGAGAPGAAGVAEAAPQGRTQERRDGIGSLFPDSRSGSWSEPLGWNDVLGRDGRSS, translated from the coding sequence ATGAGCAGCACCACCGCCCCTGACCGGATCCGCCTGACCGGTCTGTCAGCCCGTGGTTTCCACGGTGTCCTGCCCTTTGAGAAGGAGGAGGGGCAGCTCTTCCTGGCCGACGTCACCATGGACCTGGGCCCGCGCGGGACCGTCGTGGCCTCCGTGACCGACGACCTGGACGACGCCGTGGACTACGCCGCCGTGGCCGACGCCGTCGTGGAGGTCATTACCGGGGAGAGCGTCAACCTCGTCGAGACCCTGGCCGAACGCATTGCCGACGTGGTCCTGGCCTTCCCCCGCGTGCTCCAGGTGGAGGTCAGCGTCCACAAGCCCCAGGCGCCCCTGGACGTGGCCTTCGACGACGTCTGCGTCACCATCACCCGCCAGGGCGTGACCAGCGAGCCCCGCCCCGAGGGCCCGGGCGCCCTGGGCGGGCGCGAGGCCCTGCCGGCACGCGGGCAGGCCGGGCGCCCGGCCCCGGCAGGACGTGAGGAGCCGGTGGGGCGTGCGGACGCACCGGCCTCCCGGCCCGCCTCGGGGCGTGAGGACGACCTGGTCACCCCCTTTGTCGACCCCGCCCACTCCGTGGTCGCGGCCGCGGACTCCGCCGCCGACATCCTCCCCGGGGGCTCGTCCTCCGTCGCGGCCACTGGCCCGCGCTCCCTGGCCGGGGGCGCCGACGCCGGCCGGTCGCGGGGGCTGGACCAGGAGCCGGCGTCCTCGGCACCGGCACCTGACTCCTGGGACGACCAGAGCCCCGCCTGGGCCCTGTTCGCCTCCTCCACCCAGGAGCCCACCACCAGCGCGGCCGCGGCGGACGGCATTGTGCCGCCCATGTTCCGTGAGGACCACCTGGTGGCCACCGAGCCCGCCTCGGCCTCCTCCGCCGAGCTGCCCTGGCAGGCCGGGCTCTCCCCGGTCACCCCCTCCCCGGCGACGGGGGGCGCGCACCCGGGTGCCTCGGACGTCCTGGGGCGCGCCCCGTCCCCGGGGCGTCCCGAGCAGGACCGGGCCGGGGACCCGGCCCCGACCGCCTCCGAGGAGCCCGTGGACCAGGGCCCCCACCAGCACTCCTACACCCCGGCGTCCTCTGCCTCGGTCTCCGCCTCCTCCGCCGAGCCGGTCGGGTGGTCCGAGCACCCCCAGGAGGCCGGGGGCACCCCGGTCCCTGAGCGGGCTGGCCGCGTCAGGGACGAGGTCGCCCTGGACGCCGTCCTGGGCGAGGGCACCCCGGCCCGGGCGGTGACGCCCGACGAGCCCCTCGGAGCGGGCCCCGCCGGGACCCCTGGCGGGACTCTTGGCGGCGAGCCCCGGCCGCAGACGGCCGCGTCCGCCCCCAGCGGGCCGCAGGCCCCCGGGTCCCACCGCGGCGGGGAGCCCTGGGAGCCCGAGCCCGGGCCCCAGGCCCTCCCCGAGCCCGTCGCGCAGGACGTCCCCCGCTCCGGGGCCCACGCCCTGGATCCGACGCCGCAGCAGGACGCCTCGGTCCCGGTGGTGCTGGGCCCGGAGATGGTCCCCACCCCACAGCCTGACGCCCCGGCCCACCGGCCGTGGAGCCCCTCGGCGCCCTCCGCCGTGGACTCCATGGCGGCCCCGACCGACCCGGCCGCGGCAGTCGACCCCTCGGGCTCCGGGGACCTGCCCCAGCGCCCCGTGGAGCCCTTCGACTCCCCGACCGACCTGGCGGAGGCGTCCATTGACGTCCTGGGACAGGCCCCTGCGCGCCCCGTCCCCGTCGTCATCGGCCTGGGCGGCAACGTCGGCACCGTCGTGATCGCCCTGAGGACCGCCGTCGCCACCCTGCGCAACACCCCGGGCATCACCGTCACCCAGGTGGCGCCCCTGGCGCGCTCGGCCGCGGTGCTGGAGGAGGGCAGCCCCTCCCAGCCCGACTTCCTCAACACGGTGGTCCTGGCGGACACCACCCTGTCCCCGCGCGACCTCCTGCAGGTCTGCCACCAGCTGGAGGACGCCGCCGGGAGGCTGCGCACCGAGCCCAAGGGACCGCGCACCCTGGACGCGGACATTATCACCTACGGCGAGATGACCTCCGACGACCCCGAGCTGACGATCCCGCACCCGCTGGCCGCCCAGCGGGCCTTCGTCCTGGCCCCCTGGGCCGAGGCCGACCCCTTCGGCGAGATCAACGGCCAGTCCGTCGCCGCCCTGGCCGACGTCGCCCCCGACCGGGACGGCCTGCGCTGGCTGGCCCTGGACTGGCTGGAGTCCGACCACCTCCCGGCCCTGCCCACGGGTCAGTACGTGGCCCCGCCCACCGGTTCCGCGGAGCAGGACCCAGAGGAGCCCGCCCCTGACGCCGGGCACCCGCTGCCTGAGGCCGCTCCACAGGACGCCGGGGCGCAGGAGGCCTGGCAGGAGGAGCCCGCCGCACCCGCCGAGCCGTGGAGCACCTCCGCCTCCCTGCCCCCCGTCGCCCAGTCCTCCTCCCGCTCCGCTCGCAGCGCCAGGTCGGCCCGTAGCCCCCGCTCCGCCCACAGCGCCGAGCTCGCCCCCGGTGCCGAGTTCGCCTCCGGTGCCGAGTTCGCCTCCGGTGCCGAGCCCGTGCCCGCTGACGGGGCTGGTGCCCCTGGTGCCGCCGGCGTCGCGGAGGCCGCCCCCCAGGGGCGTACCCAGGAGCGGCGTGACGGCATCGGCTCCCTGTTCCCCGACAGCCGGTCCGGCTCGTGGTCCGAGCCCCTGGGGTGGAACGACGTCCTGGGCCGGGACGGGCGGTCGTCCTGA
- a CDS encoding DUF3180 family protein: MHRTRWTTLLACFLLLAVLSGAGYDLSLRHHGWVPAVSLWGGAAVLVMTLVVLVAGRGVRRLRAHEPTWMTPTGAAMTALAAQSSSLGAAALGGLYAGALVCALVHRGTPAMTGLTWSAGGCVAACVLWLGTGLLVEHWCAIDESDDDAQDHGPHSLPPGSAAA, from the coding sequence ATGCACCGCACGCGGTGGACCACCCTCCTCGCGTGCTTCCTCCTCCTGGCGGTCCTCTCCGGCGCCGGGTACGACCTGAGCCTGCGCCACCACGGGTGGGTCCCGGCAGTCAGCCTCTGGGGCGGGGCGGCGGTCCTCGTCATGACGCTCGTCGTCCTGGTGGCAGGGCGTGGCGTCAGGAGGCTGCGTGCGCACGAGCCCACCTGGATGACCCCGACGGGCGCCGCCATGACCGCCCTGGCGGCCCAGTCCTCCAGCCTGGGCGCGGCCGCGCTCGGCGGGCTCTACGCCGGGGCGCTGGTGTGTGCCCTGGTCCACCGCGGGACGCCCGCCATGACGGGCCTGACGTGGAGCGCGGGCGGCTGCGTGGCGGCCTGCGTCCTGTGGCTGGGCACCGGTCTGCTCGTGGAGCACTGGTGCGCCATTGACGAGTCCGACGACGACGCCCAGGACCACGGCCCGCACTCCCTCCCGCCCGGGAGCGCCGCCGCCTGA
- a CDS encoding PH domain-containing protein — protein sequence MSQTATATSPDPFAPPGVTFCPVSPRLVTVRLIGAWAGGVVLAAGLAVPGVLLSPWFHLGGVAALVGSAWLTWLVPRQVRAMGYALGEDHLLWRHGVMFRTLSVVPYGRMQFVDTSQGPLAAHYGIAKVRLHTASVSTDATINGLPAAEAEHLRRILAERGEQRMAGL from the coding sequence ATGAGCCAGACCGCTACAGCGACGTCGCCCGACCCCTTTGCGCCCCCGGGCGTCACCTTCTGCCCCGTCTCACCCCGGCTCGTGACCGTCAGGCTCATTGGCGCCTGGGCCGGCGGCGTGGTCCTCGCGGCCGGCCTGGCGGTGCCCGGCGTGCTCCTGAGCCCCTGGTTCCACCTGGGGGGCGTGGCCGCGCTCGTCGGGTCCGCGTGGCTGACCTGGCTCGTCCCCCGCCAGGTCAGGGCCATGGGCTACGCCCTGGGCGAGGACCACCTCCTGTGGCGTCACGGCGTCATGTTCCGCACCCTGTCGGTCGTCCCCTACGGGCGCATGCAGTTCGTGGACACCAGCCAGGGGCCCCTGGCCGCCCACTACGGGATCGCCAAGGTCCGCCTCCACACGGCCTCGGTGTCCACTGACGCCACCATTAACGGGCTCCCGGCCGCCGAGGCCGAGCACCTGCGCCGGATCCTGGCCGAGCGCGGCGAGCAGCGGATGGCCGGGCTGTGA
- a CDS encoding PH domain-containing protein — protein MNDPAAPDAVVPADGQPGRTSRFARQIRLPGHLTWHRVHPVSLLLETWHTLVAVVAVGAVNNLDQVRDIYHAAREHGLNLLDDGVLTRAVIVTGVVLLAWTGFQVAVWWTRRYAVDADAVYYRTGVLVRRLRVARLVRIQSVDVVHPLVGRLLGLGRLTLEVVGGADSHVTIGYLPSRELTALREEILRLAAGGTGGASEPVTIGGPIAASEPVATDEAVTASGPVTASESVTTSGALAEVPGAPEAPALSVSPVPSVPSASFTSSASPASSASPISPILGAPSTSTIPPAPSTSSTSPISPVTSASSTPPTLPASPAPLGFADALAAPVRPDGVGRVEEHDLYHVEPRILIGSLLRSIGVLSGAVGGLLLVVVSVIESATGHAGAPGGGIGQVLVIVSGLVGYLSYAWKRLRSGWGFRACATPAGIRLRYGLTDAVSVTLPPGRVHAVELSRNILWRSRDWWGVRVMLAGREGEGGDDVRSQASRLLPVGTRTDALRALWLVVPDLGVDCPDRLLASALDGRGSPTGTPEPGWTACAPRRSRWLAPLGWRCQAVALTSTCVIIRRGRWRRRVTVVPYPRIQSLRLRQGPVARRLGLAGVLLNMVDATSLMGCLVRRMDQADAARTGEMVARRALERREQEHLDRWLERAAGTAPWTGEVAGVSRRPGRETITP, from the coding sequence GTGAACGACCCAGCAGCCCCCGACGCCGTCGTGCCAGCAGACGGACAACCCGGGCGGACCAGCCGGTTCGCACGGCAGATCCGCCTGCCTGGGCACCTGACCTGGCACCGGGTCCACCCCGTGAGCCTCCTGCTGGAGACCTGGCACACGCTCGTGGCCGTTGTCGCCGTGGGTGCCGTGAACAACCTCGACCAGGTCCGGGACATCTACCACGCCGCCCGCGAGCACGGCCTCAACCTCCTGGACGACGGGGTGCTGACCAGGGCCGTCATAGTAACCGGGGTCGTCCTGCTGGCCTGGACCGGTTTCCAGGTCGCCGTGTGGTGGACCCGCCGCTACGCCGTGGACGCCGACGCCGTCTACTACCGCACCGGCGTCCTCGTGCGTCGCCTGCGCGTGGCCCGCCTGGTACGGATCCAGTCCGTCGACGTGGTCCACCCCCTGGTCGGACGCCTCCTGGGCCTGGGCAGGCTCACCCTGGAGGTCGTCGGCGGCGCGGACTCCCACGTCACCATCGGCTACCTGCCCTCACGTGAGCTGACGGCCCTGCGTGAGGAGATACTGCGCCTGGCTGCTGGTGGGACTGGCGGTGCCAGCGAGCCTGTGACCATTGGCGGGCCTATTGCTGCCAGCGAGCCTGTGGCCACTGACGAGGCTGTGACCGCTAGTGGGCCTGTGACCGCCAGCGAGTCTGTGACCACCAGCGGGGCCCTTGCCGAGGTGCCCGGAGCCCCCGAGGCTCCCGCCCTCTCGGTCTCACCCGTCCCATCCGTCCCGTCTGCCTCATTTACCTCGTCCGCCTCTCCTGCTTCGTCTGCTTCACCCATCTCGCCTATTCTGGGTGCTCCATCCACTTCGACTATCCCACCCGCCCCATCCACCTCGTCTACCTCACCCATCTCACCTGTAACATCCGCCTCATCTACCCCGCCCACCCTGCCCGCCTCACCCGCTCCACTCGGCTTTGCCGACGCGCTCGCGGCCCCGGTGCGCCCCGACGGTGTAGGGAGGGTGGAGGAGCACGACCTCTACCACGTCGAGCCCAGGATCCTCATTGGCTCCCTCCTGCGCAGCATCGGCGTCCTCTCGGGCGCTGTCGGTGGCCTCCTCCTGGTGGTCGTCAGCGTGATCGAGTCCGCGACCGGCCACGCTGGCGCCCCAGGAGGCGGGATCGGGCAGGTACTCGTCATTGTCTCCGGGCTCGTGGGCTACCTCTCCTACGCCTGGAAACGCCTGCGCTCAGGCTGGGGCTTCCGCGCCTGCGCCACCCCCGCCGGGATCCGCCTGCGCTACGGGCTGACCGACGCCGTCTCGGTCACCCTGCCGCCCGGGCGCGTCCACGCCGTCGAGCTCTCACGCAATATCCTGTGGCGGTCCAGGGACTGGTGGGGTGTACGGGTCATGCTCGCCGGGCGGGAGGGCGAGGGCGGTGACGACGTGCGCTCCCAGGCCAGCCGCCTGCTCCCCGTCGGCACCCGCACCGACGCCCTGCGGGCCCTGTGGCTCGTGGTCCCCGACCTGGGAGTGGACTGCCCGGACCGCCTGCTCGCCTCCGCCCTGGACGGCCGGGGCTCGCCCACGGGCACCCCGGAGCCCGGGTGGACCGCCTGCGCCCCTCGCCGCTCCCGCTGGCTGGCACCCCTGGGGTGGAGGTGCCAGGCGGTGGCGCTCACCAGCACCTGCGTCATCATCCGCCGGGGCCGCTGGCGACGCCGCGTCACGGTGGTGCCCTACCCGCGGATCCAGTCCCTGCGCCTGCGTCAGGGGCCGGTTGCCCGCCGCCTGGGGCTGGCGGGGGTGCTGCTCAATATGGTCGACGCGACCAGCCTCATGGGCTGCCTGGTGCGCAGGATGGACCAGGCCGACGCCGCCCGCACGGGTGAGATGGTGGCGCGCCGTGCCCTGGAGCGCCGCGAGCAGGAGCACCTTGACCGCTGGCTGGAGCGCGCCGCCGGGACCGCTCCCTGGACCGGCGAGGTGGCGGGAGTGTCCCGGCGCCCGGGACGTGAGACGATCACGCCGTGA